ATGGAAAAACTTAAAGTTTATTCTCCAGGATCCTCGCTATAACCTCGTCCCTCGGAGTTGCTGCTATCCTCGCCACCTTTTTCGGGTCGTGGCCCTGGCAGATTGCGAGAAGCTGGTTGTAGTCGAAAACCGGAATGCTGTAGTCAATCATCCCCAGCTTCCTCATCTCCTCCTGAGCCTCGTCCATCCACATCAGGCAGGTTATGCAGGAAACGACGATGCAGTCGGGATCGACTTCTTCCTTCATAGAATCGAGCTTCAGCTTGAGAAACTCCATCGCTGCTCTTCTGTTGTGCCTCGCGTAACCACCCGCCCCACCGCAGCACTGCTTGTCCCTCGTGAACGTCGGAACCTCGGCCCCAAGCGCCCTCGTCAGCTCCTTTAGAACCTGAGGATTCTCTGGATCGTCGAAGCCGAGGATGTTGCTCGGCCTGATGGTGTGGCAAGGAACCTGCACAACAGCCTTCGCCTCTCTCTCGAAAACTTCTGCGATTAGGTACATATCGAGCCTTGCGGAGCAGAGAAGGGATATTAATGTTGCATCGTAGTCTTTACCCTTTTCAACGTTTCTCCTGCAAGCGAAAACCACGACGTCCTTCACGTCAACATCAAGCAACCCCTCGTCTGTGAAGTTCTTGGCCTTCATCGAGATGGCTTTGGTTATGCATGAAGCTGCGCAAAGTCCACAAACCTTGCGCTTTCCGACCATCACTGGCACCCCATCCTTCAGTTGCAGAGCATCGTGAGGACAGAGAGAAACGCAGATTCCACAGCTGATGCATTTGTTATAATCAACCAATATGGTCTTTGGAGACTCCTCTGGCATGCAAGGGAGTTTGAAATTAACCAAACTGTGTGGAAATATTTTGAAATCTTAAATAATAAACTGCAAAGAAACTAGTTGGTATTTAAAAAATTTTTTAATGGTTATTTGATACTTTGACCTAGATTTTTGGCAAATGCAAGCAGGAAGCCCAAGGCGTTTTGCACGTCCGGGTCTCTGAGAGACTTCAGAGCCCCTGTCACTCCAACCGGCTCGAAGTTCTTAGCCTTCTTAAATGCTTCAACAAGCTTCTCAACCCTTTTTATCATCCCCTCATCCACTGAAAGGGCAACGGTTAGCAGCATTTCGAGGTTCTTCGTCACCACTTCCTGCACATCTTCATCGAGAAACTCTTCGGGAAGTTTTCTAATGGCTAAAACAGCCCCGGACATCTCCACAAGCTCGTCAAGAACACCGCTGTTTTCGAGGTAAATCAGCTTGTCCATTGCGCTTATTATAGCATCTCCATCCTCGGCAAGTTTCTCCATCAACCTCATCAAAACGTCAGCAGCCTTACTCTCATAATCGGCAATCATAATCGCTCAGCTTCCACTATAAATTTAAATTTTTGCTTTTGGTTATTAATAACAAATAATTTAGATAAAAAACTTAGGAAAGTTTAAATAAGCATTCTAATTCACGATTTTAAAATACTTGTTGCAGAGGTGAAAGGATGGTCAGAACCGAGTTTGGCAGACTGCAAGAGCATCCTATTGTCGATTTTAAAAGAGGAAAAGAGGTCACAATTTACCTCAATGGCAAGCCCGTAAAGGCATATGAGGGGGAGACAGTTGCTGCTGCACTTTACGCTGCCGGAGTCAGAGTTTTCAGCCGATCCTTCAGATGGCACCGCCCGAGGGGATTCTTCTGCGCCATAGGCAAGTGCTCAGCATGCATGATGGAGGTTGACGGCATCCCGAACGTCAGAACCTGCAAGGTTTACGTCAGGGACGGGATGCAGGTCAGAACGCAGAGCGGGATGCCTGATGCTGAGAAAGATGTTTTCTCCATTCTCGATGATGTGATTGACAAAGTCTTCCCCCACGGCAGCCACTACACCAAGTTCACTACCAGCAAGAAAGCAAGGGAGTTCATGGTCAAGAGAATGAGGAAGTTTACGGGCTTCGGCAACCCGCCAAAGGCTGTATTTCAGGGAAGAGCGGAGCTTGAGGAGATTGAAACTGATGTGCTGGTTATCGGGGGAGGTCCGGGAGGAATGTCGGCAGCAATAAACGCTGGGAAGTATGGGGCAAAGGTTCTGCTTGTTGACGAGAATCCCTTCCTCGGCGGGCAGCTGGTAAAGCAGACGCACCGCTTCTTCGGCTCTGCCAAGGAGAGGGCAGGGACGAGAGGGATAAAAATTGCCGGAATTCTGGAGGAGGAGCTCAACAGCATAGAGAATGTTGAGGTGAGAAGGGAAACGAGGGTTTTCGGAATCTACAACGGTGAGGCGGGGGCTTATCAGAGGTTAAACGATGATGAGGGAAAGCTTTTGAGAATAAAGGCCAAGAAGATTGTTGTAGCTACGGGAGCTTACGAGAGGACGCTGATCTTTGAGAACAATGACCTGCCGGGAGTTTACGGTGCTGGCGGTGTGCAGACGCTGATGAACGTTTACGGAATAAAGCCGGGCAACATGGGGCTGATTGTTGGGTCAGGTAATGTAGGGCTTATCCTCACCTACCAGCTAATGCAGGCTGGAGTGAATGTTGCGGCCATTGTTGAGGCGATGCCCCGCATTGGAGGCTACTTCGTCCATGCAGCAAAGGTGAGAAGGCTCGGAGTGCCAATTTACGTGAGACACACCATACTTAAAGCCATAGGAAGGAAGAGCGTTGAGGGGGCTGTGATTGCCCAGCTCGACGACAGGTGGCAGCCAATTCCCGGCACCGAGAAGGAAATCAAGTGCGACTTCATCTGCGTTGCCGTCGGCTTATCCCCCACACACGAACTGCTCTATCAGGCGGGCTGCGAGATGAAGTTCGTGCCAGAGCTTGGAGGAATCGTCCCGCTCAGAACGAGATTCAACGAAACGAGTGTTAAGGGGCTTTACGTTGCAGGAGACGTTGCGGGGATTGAGGAAGCAACAGCAGCAATCATGGAGGGCAGGATAGCGGGAATTCATGCCGCAGTTACGCTGGGCTATGGTGGTGAGGAGGCGAAGAAGGAGCTGGACGAGGCGGTTAAGGAAATAGAGGAGTTCAGAGCTGGGCCCTTCGGAGAGAGAATAGTCTGCGGATTGGAGAAGTGCACACTTGAGAGCGAGGTGATGCTATGACCCAGTATCTGGAAAGAGGATACCTTGAGAGGGATGAGCTCCCGCCCTTTCCAAGCGAGGAGAGGTTGAAGAAGAAGGCAGTAGCCTACATCGAGTGCCCCCAGCCCATCCCATGCAGCCCCTGCTTCGAATCCTGTCCCGCAAACGCCATTGAGATGAAAAACATCAACGACCCGCCAAAGGTTGACTACGAGAAGTGCACGGGATGCATGAAGTGCATTCGCGTTTGTCCGGGCCTCGCAATCTTCATGCTTAGACTGAGAGACGACGGCAAGGGAGAGGTGACGCTGCAATACGAGTTCCTGCCGTGGCTGAAGAAGGGAGACAGGGTGAAGCTGTACAACAGGAAAGGTGAGGAAATCGGTGAGGGAGTGGTTAACTGGGTTCTGCCGCCAGAGAGGAACGACAACACCTCTCTCGTCAGAGTGGAGGTGCCTGCAGAGCTGATTTTCGAAGTCAGGGCTGTAAGGCCAGTGGGGTGATAAGCGTGAAGGACAGGAAGGTTGTTTGCAGGTGTGAGGATCTGACCGAGGAGGAGATAATCCACGCCATCGAGCTTGGCTACGACGACCTTGAGAGCCTCAAGAGGTTTACCGGAGCAACGACTGGCCCATGTCAGGGTAAGAGCTGTCTGATGCACATCCTAAGAATACTCAGCCAGAAGACTGGCAAGAGCGTTGATGAGATTGGCGTAACAACGCAGAGGCAGCCCGTGAATCCGGTCCCGCTTTACATACTCGCTGCAGGGAAGGGTGATAAAGAATGAAGGTCGCTGTTATCGGTGGAGGAGTTGCGGGGCTTTCTGCAGCGTACTTTCTGGCAAAGGCTGGGGCTGACGTGAAGGTTTTCGAGCAGAAGTATCTGCTTTACGGTGCGAGCGGAAGGAACTCAGGCGGTTTGACTGCCCAGTTCACAAATGAAGCTATGATAAAGCTGGCAAAGAGAACGCTTGAACTCTACGATGAACTTCAGTCAGAGGTCGGGTTCAACTTTCTGCTGAGAAGGGACGGCTACGTCAAGATTGCGGGCAAGGGTGAGGAGGCGAAGCTCAGGGAAGAGGTTGAGTTCCAGAGAAAAGCCGGAGTTAAGGTGAAGATGGTCGAGCCTGAGTTCGTTAAGGAGCTGTTCCCCGACATAAACACCTCCGCCTTCACCGCTGCAAGCTACTTCGCCGATGGTGGAGTTGTTTTTCCATGGCCCGTTGTATGGGGGCTGGCAAAGGGCTGCAGGGAGCTTGGAGTGGAGATTTACGACTACACCCCGGCAAGTGTTGAGGTGAAGGGCAACGATCTAACTGTGAAAGCCAGCGGGGAGAGCTACAAGGTTGACTACATCATCAACGCTGCAGGGGCATGGAGCAATGAAATCAGCCAGCAGGCAGGGGTGGAGCTGAACAACAAGGTTTTCAGGGAGGAGATATGCGTAACTGAAAGCCTGAAGCCCTACCTTGACCCCTACATTATGGATATCTCAACAGGCGTTTACTTCAGCCAGTCCATGAGAGGAGAAATCGTTGGAGGGATTCTTGGCAGCGAGACGGACAGGCTTGAAACCAAAGCCTCCCTCGACTTTCTCACGACCTACGCAAAGAGGGTTACTGAGCTTGTGCCCAAGCTGAGGGGTATGGCAGTGCTGAGGCAGTGGGCAGGGCTATACGATGCAGGCAGGAACGGAATGCCTGTAATCGGCCAGACGAAAGTCAGGGGATTCATCCAGCTCAACGGCTTTGGCAGGCACGGCATGTCCCTCGCCTTGGCTGCAGGAGAGGGTGTGGCGGAGCTGATAGTGAAGGGAAGAAGCTCGATTGTTGAGCCCTTTAAACCTTAATTTTTCATAGGTAGTTTTAGAGGTTTTTACTATTTTTCAAAAGCAGGGAATTATTAAGTATTAGGAATGTGCTTTTGTAATTAATCAGTTAAATTGGAGGTGAAAGTTTGGGAAATTTCGGACTGTTTAGAGGATTAACTGCCGCTCTGCTTCTGCTTGCACTGCTGCAAACAGTAAACGCAGCTACCATAACTGGCTGCACTCAAATTCAGAGTCCGGGCTACTACGAGCTTGCCAGCGACATAACAGCATCGGGAACGTGTATTGTGATAACCTCTGACCATGTGACATTTGACGGAAAGGGTCACAAGATTTCGGGGACAACCGGAGATGGGATATTCGTTGTGAGCCAGACTGTGTATAATGACCCGGTTTACAACTACACAAACGTCATTAAAAACGTGTCCATACAGAACGTGGTAGTAGAGGGTTTTGACGTAGGAATACACATAAGAGGGGCACAGGGAGTCGCGGTAACAAAATCTGAGATTTTAAACTCGGCCTCCATAGGGATTCACGTGGAGTTCTCAGACAACGCACTGGTTTATGAAAATGTTGTCAGGAATGCAGATGTCGGAATAAAGATTGCCAACAGCTTCGCATCCGATATAGCCCACAACAGAGTTACAGGCTGCAACATTGGAATCTACACAGCAAAATACAAGGTTTTCTACGGGGACTGGCCCTACATTGGTTTGAAAAATGTTTATATTTACGACAATTACCTTAAAAACCACCAGAACATAGGCGGACTTGCAGCGAATCCCGCAACCGACCCCGGAGATCTGGAAAACGTCAATCTGTTTACTCAGAAAACACCCGGGACCAACATAATTGGTGGCCCATACTTCGGTGGTAACTTCTACAGCACGCCCTCTGGCAACGGATACAGCGACCTGTGTGTTGATGCAGACGTTGATGGGCTGTGCGACCAGCCGTTCAACGCTGGCTACCTCGTCGACAAGTATCCTCTTACATACATCACAGCAGCAGGACCTGACGTTACTCCGGAATTAAAGCCTGAAAAGCTCGTTGTTGTTAAGCCTGCAGAGGGAGAGAGCTTCTGCGCTGGAGATGAGATAGTCATTGAGTGGACTGGAGGAGATGAGGATTGGAGGGTTGACCTTTCCTTGGTGGATACTCTCAGTCTGGCAATGACGCCGATAGCTTCCGGAATACACAATTCAGGGCAGTACACATGGACCATTCCTGCAACTTTGTCCCCAGGAACGTACCAGATATACATTCAGGAAATCAACCAGCGTGATTACGCTTACGGAGGCAAGTTTTTTGTCATAGACTGCAGCCAGCAGGCAACGAAAGGTATTGAGGTTCCGGAGTGTGAGGGGATAATCGACCTCAGCACCGGCACAACCGGAAACTTCATTCCGGACTTATACGGTGCTGCAGAAGATTCTGTGAATGACCCGGTGGACTGGGAGGTTGAGGGGATGACGGCTTACGTCGTCCCACCGTATCCGGGGTGGTATTCGGGTCCAGAAATCGACTCCATTGCAAACTGGATTACGCCCTACACCAACCAGAACCACAATTACCCGCAGGGATACGGAGACTTTAAAGCCACGCTAAAGTTTACTGCTCCAGCAAACGGAAATATTACTCTCTACTACACAGCAGACGACGGTCTCGACCTATACCTCGACGGAAACCTTGTGGATTCCTACAAAGTTTACAAGGGTTTCACGCAGCTAAGAAAATACGAAACTAACGTTATTGCTGGACAGCACGTGATTACTGCCAGCGTTGAAGATGAACACAGAGTAGTTTCAGGATTCCTCGCAATAGGGTGGTTCTGTCCAACCGAGGTGGTTGAAAAACCATGTGAAAGACCGCAGACGGTAAAGCTTCAGGTTGGTGAGAAGTACCAGTGCGGAGACTATGTGATATCGATAGAAAAGGTCTCCACAAACGGCTACGCTACAGTAACGGTTTACGAGAACGGCAACCTTGTCGGAAGCTACTCCGTGAACCTCGGTCAGAGTCTGGTTGTGGGAGGTTTGACCCTTACGCTAAAGGAGATGTCAGAAAACACAGTCGTACTTGAAGTTTGCTGTGAAGAAGCAGTAGCATGTGAAAACTGGAGGGAAGTCGAGCTGAAGATAGGCGAGAAATATCAGTGCGGAGATTATACGATTGTGCTGGACAACGTCGACTACCCAACTCAGGCGGTGAAGGTTGCAGTATACGACTCCTCAGGAAACCTTTTGGGAATTCATCAGCTCTCAGTTGGAGA
The nucleotide sequence above comes from Archaeoglobus fulgidus DSM 4304. Encoded proteins:
- a CDS encoding CoB--CoM heterodisulfide reductase iron-sulfur subunit B family protein, producing the protein MVGKRKVCGLCAASCITKAISMKAKNFTDEGLLDVDVKDVVVFACRRNVEKGKDYDATLISLLCSARLDMYLIAEVFEREAKAVVQVPCHTIRPSNILGFDDPENPQVLKELTRALGAEVPTFTRDKQCCGGAGGYARHNRRAAMEFLKLKLDSMKEEVDPDCIVVSCITCLMWMDEAQEEMRKLGMIDYSIPVFDYNQLLAICQGHDPKKVARIAATPRDEVIARILENKL
- a CDS encoding DUF1641 domain-containing protein, whose translation is MIADYESKAADVLMRLMEKLAEDGDAIISAMDKLIYLENSGVLDELVEMSGAVLAIRKLPEEFLDEDVQEVVTKNLEMLLTVALSVDEGMIKRVEKLVEAFKKAKNFEPVGVTGALKSLRDPDVQNALGFLLAFAKNLGQSIK
- a CDS encoding FAD-dependent oxidoreductase translates to MVRTEFGRLQEHPIVDFKRGKEVTIYLNGKPVKAYEGETVAAALYAAGVRVFSRSFRWHRPRGFFCAIGKCSACMMEVDGIPNVRTCKVYVRDGMQVRTQSGMPDAEKDVFSILDDVIDKVFPHGSHYTKFTTSKKAREFMVKRMRKFTGFGNPPKAVFQGRAELEEIETDVLVIGGGPGGMSAAINAGKYGAKVLLVDENPFLGGQLVKQTHRFFGSAKERAGTRGIKIAGILEEELNSIENVEVRRETRVFGIYNGEAGAYQRLNDDEGKLLRIKAKKIVVATGAYERTLIFENNDLPGVYGAGGVQTLMNVYGIKPGNMGLIVGSGNVGLILTYQLMQAGVNVAAIVEAMPRIGGYFVHAAKVRRLGVPIYVRHTILKAIGRKSVEGAVIAQLDDRWQPIPGTEKEIKCDFICVAVGLSPTHELLYQAGCEMKFVPELGGIVPLRTRFNETSVKGLYVAGDVAGIEEATAAIMEGRIAGIHAAVTLGYGGEEAKKELDEAVKEIEEFRAGPFGERIVCGLEKCTLESEVML
- a CDS encoding 4Fe-4S dicluster domain-containing protein; its protein translation is MTQYLERGYLERDELPPFPSEERLKKKAVAYIECPQPIPCSPCFESCPANAIEMKNINDPPKVDYEKCTGCMKCIRVCPGLAIFMLRLRDDGKGEVTLQYEFLPWLKKGDRVKLYNRKGEEIGEGVVNWVLPPERNDNTSLVRVEVPAELIFEVRAVRPVG
- a CDS encoding (2Fe-2S)-binding protein, with amino-acid sequence MKDRKVVCRCEDLTEEEIIHAIELGYDDLESLKRFTGATTGPCQGKSCLMHILRILSQKTGKSVDEIGVTTQRQPVNPVPLYILAAGKGDKE
- a CDS encoding NAD(P)/FAD-dependent oxidoreductase — its product is MKVAVIGGGVAGLSAAYFLAKAGADVKVFEQKYLLYGASGRNSGGLTAQFTNEAMIKLAKRTLELYDELQSEVGFNFLLRRDGYVKIAGKGEEAKLREEVEFQRKAGVKVKMVEPEFVKELFPDINTSAFTAASYFADGGVVFPWPVVWGLAKGCRELGVEIYDYTPASVEVKGNDLTVKASGESYKVDYIINAAGAWSNEISQQAGVELNNKVFREEICVTESLKPYLDPYIMDISTGVYFSQSMRGEIVGGILGSETDRLETKASLDFLTTYAKRVTELVPKLRGMAVLRQWAGLYDAGRNGMPVIGQTKVRGFIQLNGFGRHGMSLALAAGEGVAELIVKGRSSIVEPFKP
- a CDS encoding NosD domain-containing protein; translation: MGNFGLFRGLTAALLLLALLQTVNAATITGCTQIQSPGYYELASDITASGTCIVITSDHVTFDGKGHKISGTTGDGIFVVSQTVYNDPVYNYTNVIKNVSIQNVVVEGFDVGIHIRGAQGVAVTKSEILNSASIGIHVEFSDNALVYENVVRNADVGIKIANSFASDIAHNRVTGCNIGIYTAKYKVFYGDWPYIGLKNVYIYDNYLKNHQNIGGLAANPATDPGDLENVNLFTQKTPGTNIIGGPYFGGNFYSTPSGNGYSDLCVDADVDGLCDQPFNAGYLVDKYPLTYITAAGPDVTPELKPEKLVVVKPAEGESFCAGDEIVIEWTGGDEDWRVDLSLVDTLSLAMTPIASGIHNSGQYTWTIPATLSPGTYQIYIQEINQRDYAYGGKFFVIDCSQQATKGIEVPECEGIIDLSTGTTGNFIPDLYGAAEDSVNDPVDWEVEGMTAYVVPPYPGWYSGPEIDSIANWITPYTNQNHNYPQGYGDFKATLKFTAPANGNITLYYTADDGLDLYLDGNLVDSYKVYKGFTQLRKYETNVIAGQHVITASVEDEHRVVSGFLAIGWFCPTEVVEKPCERPQTVKLQVGEKYQCGDYVISIEKVSTNGYATVTVYENGNLVGSYSVNLGQSLVVGGLTLTLKEMSENTVVLEVCCEEAVACENWREVELKIGEKYQCGDYTIVLDNVDYPTQAVKVAVYDSSGNLLGIHQLSVGDSISQPSLVLTDITGDNSAKFKICCEELPIECEEKDMRAVIGQKYPCGDYYFTMTGLNYADQKVTISIIDQSGNILSTHTLGVGDTAVEGSIKITLSQITGDNSALFTVCCEKVACETWTEVDAKIREKYQCGEYTLTLNSVNYANQSVEISVYDSGGNLIATHQLSVGDSISQPSLVLTDITGDNSARFKVCCEKVSKVQPSYTTTINPEEVTEVPATTEKGGGEVSATPGFEALIAVAGLLGVGYLLRRK